Proteins found in one Lachancea thermotolerans CBS 6340 chromosome C complete sequence genomic segment:
- the RTT107 gene encoding Rtt107p (some similarities with uniprot|P38850 Saccharomyces cerevisiae YHR154W RTT107 Regulator of Ty1 Transposition Establishes Silent Chromatin involved in silencing), with product MSASSKLFQGLNFVIVANKETEPETERIIEILENNSANKCTIYNVLENEAHQALDKDVFCKTFDFEVHAIIASTCDFWFYRLAAFDFLIPVVTSDWVNACVATRRITRASSFSPDSSHLLKNHQIYVSKHAFSPSEYTLYSAIVRALGGVCIDHLSSKTSHILTNDAQDPAIAAVADIKSLSIKYVLPTWAVAVFASGDLVSETPYSLDPHDRPEDVEDKSASTWELVQKTQVGSCTDFLCGHEFFFSSDLILPSQCFDFLVDFILAAGGNAIRHSEPMEISKFNGDCFLGQNSISEDFISANSRGLHKGNLSWLFHMWSLQSFVLPQFKLLLSPLRPPVFNKGQLILSYTNYLGQQRYYIQKLVEALGGVSTTELTKKNTHLLTCLPLGQKYEAALRWEGTCKIANHLWLEDCYRKQTQVPFVGTRYNEIPAPGGLSTKLGQMPLEINDEDLTDTILPQEADMPSQNHILLRGQDSATETPTQCEDVLPDNGIFPDPVTIPEEVPTPEEPHPQMQINIVEGTSSRQEPLEKHTEHKVSSKRAFDEFLKDDAFSPDQTLEPHKDNTPSSNIAAEGAPDIVGPQRDDLSQEATSYVPLRQASPNASFSSLPHDHSQFLPSSNSRKAKEKAALKLHTDMEALNEFEQNLKRKKNRSLLPEEIQKLNKLKEVGEKVREHLETVAGRPKGKSMKPYDIIAVCTGCHEEIDEFDLELLRRVGVTILKAVDVQCNTIIAPKKMRTAKFLTSFGFHPLKWALMPEFVSELLSIFRQTTPIQELPKPEDYLIPEIEPEVLKKTKLSTKVFQRAGIKSINLTEGVPGGEEVLSSILKAHGVLNVHMLPKKYTEEDVVINNGKKNSPTHILIAQKASQSKKFAKLCRNAGENKVMVVEWNWCVESIFTLEANLETSRYVVYRS from the coding sequence aTGTCAGCAAGCAGTAAGCTGTTCCAAGGCCTCAACTTTGTGATCGTCGCGAACAAAGAAACCGAACCAGAAACTGAGCGTATTATCGAGATACTTGAGAACAACTCTGCTAATAAGTGCACCATATACAATGTGTTAGAGAACGAAGCCCACCAGGCGCTTGACAAAGATGtcttttgcaagacatTCGACTTCGAGGTTCACGCAATCATTGCCTCAACCTGTGACTTCTGGTTCTACCGCCTTGCAGCTTTCGATTTCCTCATACCTGTTGTAACTTCTGACTGGGTGAACGCATGCGTTGCAACTCGCCGCATAACTAGAGCGAGTTCTTTCTCACCTGATTCATCCCATCTTCTAAAAAATCACCAAATTTACGTCTCAAAACATGCCTTCAGTCCGAGTGAATACACGCTCTATTCAGCCATCGTGCGCGCGTTAGGCGGAGTGTGCATTGACCATCTGTCCAGCAAGACAAGTCACATCCTCACCAACGACGCACAAGACCCAGCTATTGCTGCAGTTGCCGATATCAAATCGCTCTCCATCAAGTACGTTCTTCCAACATGGGCAGTGGCCGTTTTTGCGAGCGGCGATTTAGTGAGCGAAACCCCGTATTCACTTGACCCACATGATAGACCTGAAGATGTGGAAGACAAATCCGCAAGTACATGGGAGCTTGTACAGAAGACCCAGGTCGGCTCGTGCACTGACTTTCTGTGCGGTCACgaatttttcttttcatcGGATTTAATTCTACCATCTCAGTGCTTCGATTTCCTTGTCGACTTCATACTCGCCGCTGGCGGCAACGCGATTCGTCACTCGGAACCCATGGAGATATCAAAGTTCAACGGTGACTGCTTCCTGGGGCAAAACTCGATATCAGAGGATTTCATAAGCGCGAACTCAAGAGGGCTTCATAAAGGGAACTTATCTTGGCTTTTTCACATGTGGTCACTACAGTCATTTGTATTACCACAATTCAAACTTTTGCTCTCTCCACTACGGCCCCCAGTATTCAACAAAGGTCAGCTTATTTTGAGTTACACCAATTATTTAGGACAACAGAGGTACTACATTCAAAAGTTAGTTGAGGCGCTTGGAGGAGTTAGTACTACCGAGCTCACGAAAAAAAACACTCACCTTTTGACTTGCTTGCCGCTTGGTCAAAAATACGAGGCTGCGTTGAGGTGGGAAGGTACTTGTAAAATTGCGAATCATCTTTGGCTGGAGGACTGCTACAGAAAACAGACTCAAGTGCCATTTGTTGGTACGCGATATAATGAAATCCCTGCCCCAGGAGGGCTAAGTACAAAACTGGGACAGATGCCTTTGGAGATTAATGACGAGGACTTAACAGACACGATTTTGCCACAAGAGGCAGACATgccttctcaaaatcaCATACTTCTCCGAGGTCAGGATAGCGCTACGGAGACTCCAACGCAATGTGAAGATGTGCTTCCTGATAATGGGATCTTCCCTGATCCAGTTACTATTCCTGAGGAAGTGCCCACCCCCGAAGAGCCTCACCCTCAAATGCAGATTAACATCGTCGAAGGTACTTCCTCTAGACAAGAGCCTTTAGAAAAACATACAGAACACAAGGTGTCCTCTAAAAGGGCTTTtgacgagtttttgaaagacgaTGCTTTCTCACCAGATCAAACTCTGGAGCCGCACAAAGACAACACTCCATCAAGTAATATCGCTGCAGAAGGCGCGCCTGATATTGTAGGACCGCAAAGAGACGATTTATCGCAAGAAGCAACTAGTTACGTCCCACTACGACAAGCATCACCAAATGCTTCTTTCAGCTCGCTGCCGCATGATCATTCCCAATTTTTACCAAGCAGCAATTCTCGAAAGGCAAAGGAGAAGGCGGCATTGAAGTTACACACAGATATGGAGGCACTAAATGAATTCGAGCAGAAtctcaagagaaagaagaataGATCCCTACTTCCAGAAgagattcaaaagctgaataAACtgaaagaagttggagaaaAAGTAAGAGAGCACTTGGAAACTGTTGCTGGTCGTCCTAAGGGCAAAAGCATGAAGCCTTACGACATAATTGCAGTCTGTACGGGGTGccatgaagaaattgatgAGTTTGATTTGGAGCTCCTGAGAAGAGTCGGGGTTACCATTTTAAAAGCCGTTGATGTTCAATGCAATACAATAATTGCTCCGAAAAAGATGAGAACCGCGAAGTTTTTAACTAGTTTTGGCTTCCATCCTCTAAAATGGGCTCTTATGCCCGAATTCGTGAGCGAGCTACTCTCAATTTTTAGACAGACAACTCCGATCCAAGAACTTCCTAAACCTGAGGATTATTTGATACCTGAAATCGAACCAGAAGTTCTGAAAAAAACCAAGCTCTCCACAAAGGTCTTTCAAAGGGCGGGTATCAAATCAATAAATTTGACAGAAGGAGTACCCGGTGGGGAAGAAGTACTGTCATCGATACTGAAGGCTCACGGCGTTCTAAATGTGCATATGCTCCCCAAGAAATACACAGAGGAGGATGTCGTAATAAATAATGGTAAAAAAAACAGTCCGACTCATATACTTATCGCTCAGAAGGCTTCCCAGTCCAAAAAGTTCGCGAAACTTTGTCGGAATGCTGGAGAGAACAAGGTTATGGTCGTGGAATGGAACTGGTGCGTCGAAAGCATTTTTACGTTGGAGGCAAACCTCGAGACTTCTCGATATGTCGTCTACAGATCCTGA